gttcacctttctttaaacagacgtaCGTTCTTTCGTCTGACATACAATTACacacgactcgcacatcaccccccccccaaatacctGTAAACGCatatcaattcagccgacagtgtgaTGACTTTATTAATTTAATGTTCTTTCGTTGTTGAGCCTGAATTACACACAACTCGCACCcccatgtactacatgtacacgcaAATCGATTCAGCCGACATTgtaatgactttattgacattaaagAGTGTTACAACGTGCACACACatataacatacatatatgtcagctagCATTAAACGACACACTTGTAAGACGCGGGCCATCTGAGAATATCATATTGTGGCCATGACGttgattgtctgtcagctatcttggacggGCTATGccatatgtaaggttacttttactaCTAAATTGTCTTAGTCTCAACAGATGTActgtgtgggtggggggggggtatccATTCGTGTATCTgcattgattcagtgtgaagagaatacagttctttcgtgaggatgtgggtggccctgaaaagggccggggtttcggTTTCGTCTGGAAATTACGTAGCcttgctggtcttcttgggcagaagcacggcgtggatgttgggcagaacgccgccctgtgcgatggtcacgccgcccagcagcttgttcaactcttcGTCGTttcggacggccagttgaaggtgacgggggatgattctggtcttcttgttgtcgcgggcagcgttaccggccagctccaggatctcggccgtcaggtactccaacACGGctgccaggtacaccggtgcgccggcacccacgcgctgggcgtagtttccttTGCGCAGGAAGCggtgcacccgaccgaccgggaactggagacccgcacgggaagaacggctcttggcctttgcgcgtgccttgccacctttgccacgtccagacatcttgtagtagtcgattgatttgcgtcaagcggcagaaaaaatgaaagaatgaagaGGCATTAATCCCTGTCCAAACGATTTATACCCCGCcactggattcacggcttccgacagcgaaccaatagagagagctcGATCTCGGGGAgaagttctaccacgtccgcgccttcttggactagacaatcccaaaatttgcattgttctcccatATAAAGGCCAAGCCGAGACAagtgcgattatattctttgctATCTAAATAATCTAATACGCCAAGAACGTCGTCATGccgccaagtggaaaagccgccaagaaagctggcaaggccaggcctgcaggagacaagaagcgtggaaggaggagaaagagaagggagaccttcggcgtctacatctacaaggtgctaaagcaggtgcaccccgacaccggcgtctccagcaaggccatgggcatcatgaactccttcgtcaacgacatcttcgagagaatcgctgccgaagcttctcgactggctcactacaacaagcgctccaccatcagcagccgcgagatccagaccgccgtgcgactcctgctgccaGGCGAGCTAGCCAaacacgccgtcagcgagggcaccaaggccgtcaccaagtacaccagctccaagtaaatcgtcCGCCTCCGCTCAAcgtaaccccggcctttttcaaggccacccacatcctcacaaaagagctatagcaatcacattccaGTCCAAACAGTGACTACACacaacgcacgcacgcacacgccacaaacctgggatcgcaggcgacataaaacagaATAGAACTTATGCCCtggaacacacaacaacaacaaaaacaacggaGTGAtcatgaaagagaaaaaaacaacaaagaaagtgaattttgacgtaataaaagtctgcacacgttcttattccACCAAACAAAGCTGACGCAACAAGAAGCTTGCGTcccttgccttctggaacaactgtcgtctgtgacgttccttagaacatgtacaacaatgaaTTGGCCGTCCATCGGCGTTCCCTTTTCCAGTCCAAACGCCCTAAACATACTAGTGAGCAATGTCTCACAAGCGTAGCCAAACTTCTGGACGACAacggactgtgtgtgtgtgtgtgtgtgtgtgtgtgtgtgtgtgtgtgtgtgtgtgtgcgttgcgtgctttgatatcattaccactagctgactgtgtttcgggcaaattcatccgttttcttcgccttattttattttattttgttctgctttcgtgttttcccgacaagatgtttgccTAGCTTGTCGGTGTCAAATCCTCCGCGCatcattgtcttgcttggctagcggcttgcttcccattggctagtggtggcgacggccaggactacgcgcaggtccgcagggcgatTATTAATCCGACTCCGTCAGGCCAGCTAATTCATTCTCGTTCTGTAAagacaagaacatcgtaatcatcatgtctggacgcggcaaaggaggcaaggggctcggaaagggaggcgctaagcgtcaccggaaggttcttcgcgacaacatccagggtatcaccaagccggctatccgtcgtcttgcccgtcgtggcggcgtgaagcgcatctccgggttgatctacgaggagacccgaggcgttctgaaggtgttcctggagaatgtgatccgcgacgcggtgacctacaccgagcacgccaagcgcaagacggtgaccgccatggacgtggtctacgctctgaaacgccaaggccgcacc
The nucleotide sequence above comes from Branchiostoma lanceolatum isolate klBraLanc5 chromosome 14, klBraLanc5.hap2, whole genome shotgun sequence. Encoded proteins:
- the LOC136448985 gene encoding late histone H2A.2.2-like, giving the protein MSGRGKGGKARAKAKSRSSRAGLQFPVGRVHRFLRKGNYAQRVGAGAPVYLAAVLEYLTAEILELAGNAARDNKKTRIIPRHLQLAVRNDEELNKLLGGVTIAQGGVLPNIHAVLLPKKTSKAT